In the genome of Bacillus sp. S3, one region contains:
- a CDS encoding xanthine dehydrogenase family protein molybdopterin-binding subunit: protein MTIGTSVKRIEDPRLITGKGQYVGDIKLPDQCEAVIIRSPHAHANIASIHIEKAKNHPDVFMIMTGQDLPADLSPIPMRLAPNEALTKALQYPLAKEKVRYVGEPVVMVVAASRYVAEDAADLIDIVYEPLTPITDVHKAIQPETDVLHPEIGSNDLFIIHSEKGNVEEHFKKCPHVLEEDLYVQRHSGIPMETRGLLALVGEDQRLTVYGPTKVVHFNHQILATLLHKDPKDIRFIETDVGGGFGPRGEFYPEDYLIPYAALQLGRPVKWIEDRLEHMKATNHSREQKHRVKVGFDENGRILALKDEIFVDTGAYIRTHGVTVPVLTQGMFAGPYDIEALEFITHVVATNKTPTGTYRGPGRFEGTFVRERIIDIVAKKLHLDPTVVRERNLIQPEQMPYSNGISALGQVVEYDSGDYPGILETARKAMEWEQFSDKKIQAAKEGRIIGLGFAMFVEKSGLGPWEFCEVEFLENGNLLCKTGLADIGQGVKTALAQICAEQLGIPYSNVSVIHGDTDVVEKGNGSFATRGTVVGGSAAWYASAALKRKIVQAAAERFCLPADDLDVKEQSIIQLSNKQEVCPLELIIKECRNQGVELREKYTFSIDHMSYPYGIHAAEVAVDLETGKVKIEKYYIAYDVGRAINPLLVHGQLVGGMAQGLGGAIYEELKYDEAGQLVTGSFMDYLLPSAMEVPQIEIEILENSPSPLNPLGVKGAGEGGTVAVAPAVANAIENALEHYPIHITSLPIRPEKIRDAIKKGPVRNEEERI, encoded by the coding sequence ATGACCATCGGCACGAGTGTGAAACGAATTGAAGACCCGCGGCTCATTACAGGTAAAGGGCAATATGTTGGTGATATAAAGCTGCCTGATCAGTGTGAGGCAGTCATTATTCGCAGTCCACATGCCCATGCAAATATTGCGAGCATCCATATCGAAAAAGCGAAAAATCATCCTGACGTGTTCATGATCATGACGGGGCAGGATCTGCCGGCGGATCTTTCCCCGATTCCGATGCGGCTTGCTCCGAACGAGGCCTTGACGAAAGCTTTGCAGTATCCGTTAGCAAAAGAGAAAGTCCGCTATGTTGGCGAACCAGTGGTCATGGTTGTCGCTGCGTCAAGATACGTGGCAGAAGATGCTGCAGACTTAATCGATATCGTTTATGAACCGTTAACACCCATCACGGATGTCCATAAAGCGATTCAGCCGGAAACGGACGTATTGCATCCTGAAATTGGCAGCAATGACCTTTTTATCATTCATTCCGAAAAGGGAAATGTCGAGGAACACTTTAAGAAGTGTCCTCATGTGTTAGAAGAAGATTTATATGTCCAGCGGCATTCCGGAATTCCGATGGAAACAAGGGGTCTCCTTGCTTTAGTCGGGGAGGATCAGCGGCTGACCGTCTATGGTCCGACAAAAGTGGTTCATTTTAATCATCAAATCCTTGCAACACTTTTACATAAGGACCCAAAGGACATTCGCTTTATCGAAACCGATGTCGGAGGCGGTTTTGGGCCTAGAGGTGAATTTTATCCGGAAGACTATTTAATCCCCTATGCAGCGCTTCAGCTTGGCCGGCCGGTCAAGTGGATCGAAGACCGTTTAGAGCATATGAAGGCGACAAACCATTCTCGCGAACAAAAACACCGTGTAAAGGTAGGTTTTGATGAGAATGGTAGAATCCTTGCATTAAAAGATGAGATTTTTGTAGATACAGGAGCGTATATCCGTACGCACGGAGTCACTGTTCCAGTCCTGACCCAGGGGATGTTTGCCGGCCCCTATGATATTGAGGCATTAGAATTCATTACCCATGTGGTCGCAACGAACAAAACACCGACAGGAACCTACCGCGGTCCGGGAAGATTTGAGGGAACCTTTGTCAGGGAACGGATTATCGATATCGTGGCCAAGAAACTTCATCTCGATCCGACCGTGGTGCGGGAGCGGAATTTAATCCAGCCGGAGCAAATGCCCTATTCAAATGGTATTTCCGCCCTCGGCCAGGTGGTGGAATACGATAGCGGTGATTATCCTGGAATTCTTGAAACGGCACGAAAAGCAATGGAGTGGGAGCAATTTTCTGATAAAAAGATCCAGGCCGCCAAAGAGGGACGAATCATTGGGTTGGGATTTGCGATGTTTGTTGAAAAATCAGGGTTAGGACCTTGGGAGTTTTGCGAAGTAGAATTTTTAGAAAATGGGAACCTCCTCTGCAAAACCGGATTAGCGGATATTGGTCAAGGGGTAAAGACGGCGCTTGCACAAATTTGTGCTGAGCAATTGGGAATCCCTTATTCAAATGTAAGTGTCATTCATGGCGATACGGATGTGGTGGAAAAAGGAAATGGTTCTTTTGCTACCCGTGGAACGGTGGTTGGGGGGTCAGCAGCTTGGTATGCTTCGGCGGCACTGAAAAGAAAAATAGTTCAAGCGGCGGCTGAACGATTTTGTCTTCCAGCAGATGATCTTGACGTTAAGGAACAATCAATCATCCAATTGTCAAATAAGCAGGAAGTTTGTCCGCTCGAACTCATTATTAAAGAGTGCAGAAACCAAGGTGTCGAGCTCCGTGAAAAATACACCTTTTCCATCGATCATATGTCCTATCCATATGGGATCCATGCGGCGGAGGTAGCCGTTGATCTCGAAACAGGGAAAGTGAAAATTGAAAAGTACTATATTGCGTATGATGTGGGGCGGGCCATTAACCCATTATTGGTTCATGGACAGCTAGTCGGCGGTATGGCCCAAGGATTGGGTGGTGCCATTTATGAGGAGCTTAAATATGATGAAGCCGGCCAACTCGTGACAGGTTCATTTATGGACTATTTGCTGCCAAGCGCAATGGAAGTTCCTCAAATTGAGATTGAGATTCTGGAAAATTCACCATCTCCTTTAAATCCACTTGGTGTAAAAGGGGCAGGTGAAGGAGGAACTGTCGCAGTGGCTCCGGCTGTTGCCAATGCCATCGAGAATGCCCTGGAACACTACCCGATCCATATTACTTCCTTGCCAATACGGCCTGAAAAGATTAGAGATGCAATCAAAAAAGGTCCTGTAAGGAATGAGGAGGAGCGAATATGA
- a CDS encoding XdhC family protein, protein MMNDICRLLKSMKDKKDRIFAMATIIRVDGSAYRREGAKMLIGEDSSYFGTISAGCLEEDLLYQAQEVIQTLHPKNVQYDLRSEDDLSWGQSAGCDGNIEVYIEPIGWELNTLQPNTLLWRYVDEQLNNGLPVVSVKTINAEKQESVVLYSDNGDICAESANHEIAQKLTTYVQDFVLSGTKVKLIYIEELESDFLFERYQPKDHLYVFGAGPDAEPLVTQASQLDFSVTVIDPRSSRCNEENFPLADLHIIEHPETFFNNRQIPFDSYVLVMTHNFNRDQEILQHLVQAPPKYLGVLGPKRRTERLVKDKNVLSFIHSPIGLPIGAEGPEEISISVLAELIKVRNHANAKMKKQSPAACWI, encoded by the coding sequence ATGATGAATGATATCTGCAGGTTATTAAAAAGCATGAAGGATAAGAAGGATCGAATTTTTGCGATGGCCACCATTATCCGTGTCGATGGCTCTGCCTATAGACGGGAAGGAGCCAAAATGCTCATCGGCGAAGATAGCAGTTATTTCGGGACCATCAGTGCGGGGTGCTTGGAAGAAGATTTACTCTATCAGGCACAGGAAGTCATTCAAACCCTTCATCCGAAAAATGTCCAATATGATTTACGATCTGAAGACGATCTTTCTTGGGGGCAAAGTGCTGGATGTGATGGAAACATCGAGGTTTATATTGAACCAATCGGCTGGGAATTAAATACATTACAGCCAAATACGCTGCTATGGCGATATGTTGACGAACAACTAAACAATGGTTTACCTGTTGTATCGGTAAAAACGATTAACGCAGAAAAGCAGGAATCTGTCGTCCTTTATTCCGATAACGGAGACATTTGCGCGGAGTCCGCTAACCATGAAATTGCTCAAAAGTTGACCACTTATGTGCAGGACTTTGTTCTTAGTGGAACGAAAGTAAAATTGATCTATATTGAAGAACTAGAAAGTGATTTCTTATTTGAACGGTACCAGCCGAAAGACCATTTATATGTATTTGGGGCTGGCCCTGACGCTGAACCATTAGTCACACAAGCTTCCCAATTGGATTTTTCCGTTACCGTCATCGACCCTAGAAGCAGCCGGTGCAATGAGGAAAATTTCCCGCTAGCTGATCTTCATATCATTGAACATCCAGAAACATTTTTTAACAATAGACAGATCCCTTTTGACAGTTATGTCCTCGTCATGACCCATAATTTTAATCGGGATCAGGAAATCTTGCAGCACCTCGTGCAAGCTCCTCCCAAATATCTTGGTGTACTGGGACCGAAGAGAAGGACAGAACGGTTAGTAAAAGATAAAAATGTATTGTCGTTTATCCATTCTCCTATCGGCCTGCCTATTGGTGCAGAAGGACCAGAGGAGATCAGTATAAGTGTATTGGCGGAATTAATAAAAGTGAGAAATCATGCAAATGCCAAGATGAAAAAACAAAGTCCCGCCGCGTGCTGGATATAG
- a CDS encoding FAD binding domain-containing protein, with translation MKPAVFDYHSPVELEEALDLLDEFGYDAKIMSGGQSLIPMMNMRLARPQVLIDINNIAELDYIRVTDTGIQIGGLTRHFQVEESKEIERVCPLLTEGMKLIGHSQIRSRGTIGGSVAHADPTAELPVMLTTLGATITLASSEGVRTLTTDEFFLTYLTTTIEMNEILVSIDIPISPARTGYAIDEFTLRKGDFAIVLAAASVTLSEDGTVEAATLCLGGVDGVPVLLNEVTDELVGKVPDPAYIAECCNQIADLVDPEPDIHATSEYRKDLCITYAIRVLERAAARAVLR, from the coding sequence GTGAAACCAGCGGTATTTGACTATCATTCTCCAGTTGAACTTGAAGAAGCGTTGGATTTATTGGATGAATTTGGCTATGATGCGAAAATTATGTCGGGAGGACAAAGCCTTATTCCTATGATGAATATGCGCTTAGCTCGTCCTCAAGTATTGATCGACATCAACAACATCGCAGAACTAGATTACATTCGGGTGACGGACACAGGCATTCAAATTGGCGGATTGACCCGCCACTTTCAGGTTGAAGAGTCAAAAGAAATCGAACGAGTTTGTCCCTTGCTTACAGAGGGGATGAAATTAATTGGCCATTCGCAAATTCGTTCCCGAGGGACGATTGGCGGCAGTGTGGCCCATGCCGATCCAACAGCAGAGCTTCCGGTTATGCTGACTACACTTGGCGCGACGATTACCCTTGCTTCATCAGAGGGTGTGCGGACGCTTACGACAGACGAATTCTTTTTGACCTATTTGACCACGACGATTGAAATGAATGAGATTTTAGTATCGATTGACATACCGATTTCTCCTGCAAGAACTGGATATGCCATTGATGAATTTACCTTACGAAAAGGAGACTTTGCCATCGTCCTTGCCGCAGCCTCTGTTACCTTGAGCGAAGATGGGACAGTCGAGGCAGCAACACTCTGCTTAGGTGGGGTGGATGGAGTTCCTGTCCTATTGAATGAAGTGACAGATGAATTGGTTGGAAAAGTCCCGGATCCTGCGTATATCGCAGAATGCTGCAATCAAATTGCTGACTTGGTTGATCCAGAGCCGGATATCCATGCAACAAGTGAATATCGAAAAGATTTATGCATCACCTATGCAATACGTGTATTAGAACGTGCAGCAGCGAGAGCTGTTCTTCGATAG
- a CDS encoding CoxG family protein: protein MNVQGEIVVDASQEDVWNALNDPEVLKKATPGCKAMTEIEPDSYKAEIALGIAAVRGEYEAEIKILEKVAPNQYRIIMKADSKMGFIEGNALVELDYNQPKGTIRYDGEAQVGGLIAGVGQRILSGIAKMIVKDFFKKIAKEINTRTAM, encoded by the coding sequence ATGAATGTACAAGGTGAAATAGTTGTTGATGCGAGTCAGGAAGATGTTTGGAACGCTTTGAATGATCCGGAGGTACTGAAGAAAGCAACACCTGGATGTAAAGCGATGACGGAAATCGAGCCGGATAGCTATAAAGCTGAAATTGCCTTAGGGATTGCGGCGGTAAGAGGCGAATATGAAGCTGAAATTAAAATCTTGGAAAAAGTAGCACCAAACCAATATCGAATTATCATGAAGGCTGACAGCAAGATGGGGTTTATTGAAGGAAATGCTTTAGTCGAGCTTGATTATAATCAGCCGAAAGGGACCATTCGCTATGACGGGGAAGCACAGGTAGGCGGCTTGATTGCAGGAGTGGGACAGCGGATCTTGTCTGGTATTGCCAAAATGATCGTGAAGGATTTCTTTAAGAAAATTGCAAAGGAAATCAATACTAGAACAGCCATGTAA
- a CDS encoding FAD-dependent monooxygenase, producing MKNEVKEIKTDVCIVGAGPAGMLLGLLLAKQGLDITVLEQNPDFHREYRGEITQPRFVQLMKQLNLLDYIESHDHVKIPEVTVFHQHKEIMNLKFDTLIDEESYCARLTQPTLLAALLEKAKQYPNFKLLFNTKVKDLLKDGEKVVGVYAQTKPGQQVNFIDDYVFEGDLSIQTSVTIGVDGRNSTIEKLGKFELDLDYYDNDLLWFSFEKPETWDYNIYHFYFQKNYNYLFLPKLGGYIQCGVSLTKGEYQKIKKEGIDAFKAKIVEDMPILGDYFEQVTDFKSFVLLLCRMRYIREWAKDGLLLIGDAAHCVTPWGAVGSTLAMGTAVITADVIYKGFKNNDLSLETLKQVQRRRHEEVKLIQNLQLTLEKFLTREPVKKELAPLMFNIATKMPDITKVYQHLFTREKPLDIDDVFIFQDELKLETSIPS from the coding sequence ATGAAAAATGAGGTAAAAGAAATAAAAACAGATGTGTGTATCGTTGGGGCGGGCCCTGCCGGAATGCTTTTAGGTTTGCTGCTTGCGAAGCAAGGACTAGACATTACCGTTCTTGAGCAAAATCCAGATTTTCACCGGGAGTACCGTGGTGAAATTACCCAGCCTCGTTTTGTTCAGCTAATGAAACAATTAAATTTACTAGATTATATTGAATCACATGACCACGTGAAAATTCCTGAAGTGACTGTTTTTCACCAACACAAGGAAATTATGAATCTTAAATTTGACACCCTCATCGACGAGGAAAGCTACTGTGCACGGCTGACCCAGCCTACACTTCTTGCGGCACTGCTCGAAAAAGCGAAGCAATATCCAAACTTCAAATTATTATTTAATACGAAGGTAAAAGATCTCTTAAAAGACGGCGAAAAGGTAGTTGGCGTATATGCCCAAACCAAGCCTGGACAACAAGTGAACTTTATTGATGATTATGTCTTTGAAGGCGACCTATCGATCCAGACAAGCGTAACCATTGGCGTTGACGGGAGAAATTCAACGATAGAAAAGCTCGGAAAATTTGAACTCGACCTGGATTATTATGATAATGACCTGCTATGGTTCTCATTCGAAAAACCGGAAACATGGGATTATAATATCTACCATTTCTATTTTCAAAAAAACTACAACTACCTCTTCTTACCGAAATTGGGCGGATATATTCAATGTGGCGTGTCCCTGACGAAAGGGGAATATCAGAAAATCAAGAAGGAAGGCATTGACGCCTTTAAGGCAAAAATTGTGGAAGATATGCCGATTCTCGGAGACTACTTCGAACAGGTGACAGACTTCAAATCGTTTGTTCTGCTGTTGTGCAGAATGAGATATATAAGAGAATGGGCGAAGGACGGGCTCTTGCTCATTGGGGATGCGGCCCATTGTGTTACGCCATGGGGAGCAGTAGGAAGCACACTTGCGATGGGCACTGCAGTGATTACAGCAGATGTGATCTATAAAGGTTTTAAAAATAACGATTTATCGCTAGAAACATTGAAGCAAGTCCAAAGAAGGCGCCATGAGGAAGTGAAATTAATTCAAAATCTGCAATTAACGCTGGAGAAATTTTTGACAAGAGAACCCGTGAAGAAAGAATTAGCTCCGCTAATGTTCAATATTGCCACCAAAATGCCGGATATCACGAAGGTCTATCAGCATTTATTTACAAGAGAAAAGCCGCTGGATATTGATGATGTGTTTATTTTTCAGGATGAATTAAAGCTTGAGACCAGCATTCCTTCCTAA
- a CDS encoding xanthine dehydrogenase family protein molybdopterin-binding subunit, which produces MKYIGKALKRKIDPRLIRGNGRYIADLDIPGTQSAAFLRSPHAHARILEIDLEEARKLPGVIAVFGPEEGKDFPALPALFPHPNLVPVTQRPLDSVVHHVGEPVAMVIAKNRYIAEDAIELINVKYEPLPAVAHIDDAIQTDAPLAHQHLESNVAAHFQQSVGDAHEAMKEAPVVVKHRFKIGRVSCLPIETRGLLAKWDFNGPEPELEVHAATQSQHEMRSILSKLLNISENNIRVAAPDVGGAFGAKAIFYVEDFLVVWAARIVKAPVRWIEDRMEHMMSCIHEREQYHEASLGVTEDGKIIAVIDTMLANNGAYVPWGIIVPIMTSTLIPGPYKVPHYFCDAKVLYTNTVPMAPFRGAGRPQAALILNRLLDQAAKKLNIDPVEIRRRNLIQEHEFPYRTGLRSRDGSPQIYDSGNYQKVLSEAIELSGYYEWRNKQKQYRKEGKYIGIGVATAIENTGFGSFEGATVRIEVTGEITVLTSAATQGQGHETTFAQVAAEVFDLPVEKVTVREGDTKLITYGTGTFASRMGVLVGTAVFNASNALKDKALQIAEEKLGAKADELSVKDGYVYKESDPSIRIALGELAHEARGLFPGTTFPYSVAPGLEATDYFAPKAASITGMTDIAVVEVDPDSGAIQILDYTSIHDNGKLLNPLVVKGQVQGGISNGIGNALYEEIVYDKQGQLLTSTLMDYLVPSSCEVPEMKIGHVETPSPLNPLGAKGAGESGTIPVPAAIQSAVEDALAAWNIKVENIPVKPAQLKELLRQAKEPAGSGI; this is translated from the coding sequence ATGAAGTATATTGGGAAGGCGCTAAAACGAAAAATTGATCCTCGTTTGATTCGGGGCAATGGGCGTTACATCGCAGATTTGGACATTCCGGGAACGCAAAGCGCTGCTTTTCTCAGAAGTCCGCATGCACATGCGCGCATTCTGGAAATCGACCTTGAGGAGGCCCGAAAACTTCCGGGTGTAATCGCTGTGTTTGGACCAGAAGAGGGAAAAGACTTCCCGGCCCTGCCGGCCCTGTTTCCACATCCGAATTTGGTGCCGGTAACGCAGCGTCCCCTGGATTCAGTCGTGCACCATGTGGGTGAACCGGTGGCAATGGTCATTGCCAAGAACCGTTATATTGCCGAGGATGCTATTGAACTGATTAACGTGAAGTATGAACCGCTTCCTGCGGTTGCTCATATAGATGATGCCATCCAAACAGATGCCCCTTTGGCCCATCAGCATTTGGAATCTAATGTTGCGGCCCATTTCCAACAGTCAGTAGGCGATGCACATGAAGCGATGAAAGAGGCGCCGGTTGTTGTCAAGCATCGATTCAAGATCGGCCGGGTCAGCTGTTTGCCGATTGAAACAAGGGGATTACTGGCAAAGTGGGATTTTAATGGACCGGAGCCCGAACTTGAAGTTCATGCCGCTACACAGAGCCAGCATGAAATGCGTTCCATCCTCTCAAAATTATTAAATATTTCGGAAAACAACATCCGGGTTGCGGCACCGGACGTAGGTGGTGCCTTCGGGGCAAAAGCGATTTTCTATGTAGAAGATTTTCTTGTTGTCTGGGCGGCAAGGATAGTTAAGGCGCCTGTTCGCTGGATAGAAGACCGCATGGAGCATATGATGAGCTGTATTCATGAAAGGGAGCAGTATCATGAGGCGTCCCTCGGCGTGACAGAGGACGGCAAGATTATTGCCGTTATCGATACGATGCTCGCGAATAACGGGGCATATGTTCCTTGGGGAATTATTGTTCCGATTATGACTTCTACCCTTATCCCTGGACCATATAAAGTTCCCCATTATTTTTGCGATGCAAAGGTGCTCTATACGAATACCGTGCCAATGGCACCATTCCGAGGGGCAGGCCGCCCGCAGGCGGCTTTAATTTTAAACCGGCTGCTTGATCAGGCGGCTAAAAAGCTAAACATTGATCCTGTAGAGATCCGCCGCAGAAACTTAATCCAGGAGCACGAATTTCCGTATCGAACCGGACTCCGTTCTCGGGACGGCAGTCCGCAGATTTATGATAGTGGAAATTATCAAAAGGTATTAAGTGAAGCCATTGAACTTTCAGGCTATTACGAATGGAGAAACAAGCAGAAACAGTACAGAAAAGAAGGAAAATATATCGGAATTGGTGTGGCAACAGCCATTGAAAACACCGGCTTTGGTTCATTCGAAGGCGCCACCGTCCGTATTGAAGTGACAGGAGAGATTACTGTGCTGACGAGTGCCGCCACCCAAGGGCAGGGGCATGAGACCACCTTTGCGCAGGTTGCTGCGGAAGTATTCGATCTCCCTGTCGAGAAGGTTACCGTACGTGAAGGCGATACAAAGCTAATCACCTATGGAACGGGGACATTTGCTAGCAGAATGGGCGTTCTTGTAGGTACCGCTGTATTCAATGCCTCGAACGCTTTAAAGGATAAAGCCTTACAAATCGCAGAAGAAAAACTGGGGGCAAAAGCGGACGAGTTATCGGTGAAGGATGGCTATGTGTACAAGGAATCTGATCCATCGATCAGAATCGCTTTAGGTGAGCTGGCCCATGAAGCAAGAGGTCTTTTCCCTGGAACAACCTTTCCTTATTCCGTTGCACCTGGTTTGGAGGCAACCGACTATTTCGCTCCAAAAGCGGCATCGATCACAGGGATGACAGATATTGCCGTTGTGGAAGTAGACCCGGATTCCGGAGCGATTCAAATTCTGGATTATACCTCGATACATGATAATGGAAAACTGCTCAATCCTCTCGTTGTGAAAGGACAGGTTCAAGGAGGAATATCCAATGGAATTGGTAACGCCTTGTATGAGGAAATTGTTTATGACAAACAAGGCCAGCTGTTAACGAGTACGTTAATGGATTACCTTGTGCCTTCATCATGCGAGGTGCCGGAAATGAAAATTGGTCATGTAGAGACACCGTCACCGCTCAACCCACTTGGGGCGAAAGGGGCAGGAGAAAGCGGAACCATTCCGGTACCTGCTGCGATTCAATCGGCAGTGGAAGACGCACTGGCGGCATGGAATATAAAAGTGGAGAATATCCCGGTGAAACCAGCACAGCTGAAGGAACTTCTCAGGCAGGCAAAAGAGCCGGCCGGAAGCGGAATCTAA
- a CDS encoding (2Fe-2S)-binding protein, whose product MTQTNLKDIALTVNGKEYTASVEPRMLLSDVLRDELRLTGTHVGCEHGICGACTIMMDGRPVRSCLVFGVQADKKEIRTVEGLAEPDGSLHPLQEAFWEKHGLQCGFCTPGVLMSACHFLEQNPNPSREEIREGISGNLCRCTGYQNIVDAVEMAAEVLNQNKKSEEESGDLEIVPSGRKVEV is encoded by the coding sequence ATGACGCAAACGAACTTAAAGGACATCGCCTTAACCGTGAACGGTAAGGAATATACGGCTTCGGTTGAGCCGCGGATGCTATTATCAGATGTTTTACGTGATGAACTCAGATTAACAGGCACACATGTTGGCTGTGAGCATGGCATTTGCGGTGCTTGTACGATCATGATGGACGGGCGGCCGGTGAGGTCTTGTCTTGTCTTTGGTGTTCAGGCAGATAAGAAAGAGATTCGGACGGTAGAAGGGTTAGCAGAACCGGACGGCAGCCTGCATCCATTGCAGGAAGCATTCTGGGAAAAACACGGTCTGCAATGTGGCTTTTGTACACCAGGAGTACTCATGTCCGCATGCCATTTTCTAGAGCAGAACCCAAATCCAAGCCGCGAGGAAATTCGGGAGGGCATCTCAGGGAATTTATGCCGGTGCACGGGATATCAAAACATCGTCGATGCAGTTGAAATGGCGGCAGAAGTACTCAATCAGAATAAAAAGAGTGAGGAAGAGTCCGGTGATTTGGAAATCGTCCCTTCTGGAAGGAAAGTGGAAGTATGA
- a CDS encoding LysR family transcriptional regulator: MFFINLLYLETFLIVCNNGNFTEAAKHLFVPQPTISNRISYLEEELGQELFVRGKKGKRSVELTRAGKLFLPYAEQVIETLNTAKSEINQDANGSLMTVGSSIALTHPYIYQKINLLNRVHNRNINLLIMDHSLIAKSLMDGILDMAFVTEPIVNKQLESYPVLREKYGLIVSKQHPLAKKSCLENIEELEEEYLIFYKSFSKDQTVLRNIKCKRWITTNQIELVNDLIHNQNAVSFLPPHAFNNEIKKGKLVHIPIHESLLVCEIQYYLACRRNELFYEDIFLSEAKPEKVAIR, from the coding sequence ATGTTTTTCATAAACTTACTTTATTTAGAAACGTTCTTAATTGTTTGTAATAATGGAAACTTTACGGAAGCGGCAAAACATCTTTTTGTACCCCAGCCAACCATCTCCAATAGAATTAGTTACCTAGAAGAAGAACTGGGCCAAGAATTATTTGTAAGAGGAAAAAAAGGAAAACGAAGTGTGGAATTAACTAGAGCAGGTAAACTATTTCTCCCGTATGCAGAACAAGTGATTGAAACGCTAAACACCGCAAAAAGTGAAATAAATCAGGATGCGAATGGCAGCCTGATGACCGTTGGCAGTTCGATTGCCTTGACCCATCCTTATATTTATCAAAAAATTAATTTGCTTAATCGAGTACATAACAGGAATATTAATCTTCTGATTATGGACCATTCCCTTATTGCGAAATCGCTCATGGATGGCATACTGGACATGGCTTTTGTAACGGAGCCCATCGTCAATAAACAATTAGAATCCTACCCTGTGTTACGTGAAAAGTATGGGTTAATCGTCTCAAAGCAGCATCCGCTTGCCAAAAAATCATGCTTGGAGAACATAGAAGAATTAGAAGAGGAATATTTAATTTTCTACAAATCTTTTTCAAAAGATCAAACGGTATTAAGAAATATTAAGTGTAAAAGATGGATTACGACTAATCAAATTGAACTAGTGAACGACCTGATTCATAACCAAAATGCCGTGTCGTTTCTCCCTCCGCATGCTTTCAATAATGAAATTAAAAAGGGAAAACTGGTGCACATCCCGATTCATGAAAGTTTGCTAGTGTGTGAAATTCAATATTACTTAGCATGCAGAAGAAATGAACTCTTCTATGAAGATATTTTCTTATCCGAAGCGAAGCCGGAAAAAGTAGCAATCAGATAG